The DNA region TGCTGGAGCAGGACGAGCGGCCCGGCATCATCTACGTGCCCACCCGGCGCGCCGCCGAGGAGTTGGCCGAGCGACTCACCTCGACCGGTTTCCCGGCGCAGTACTACCACGGTGGGATGGCCGGGGGTGCCCGGGCCCGCCTGCACGAGGCCTTCCTCGCCGACCAGGTGCCGATCATGGTGGCGACCTCGGCGTTCGGCATGGGCATCGACAAGCCCAACATCGCCTGGGTGGTGCACATGGCCCTGCCCGACTCGCCGGACAGCTACTTCCAGGAGATCGGTCGCGCCGGACGCGACGGCCAGCCCGCCCGGGTCCTGCTGCTGTGGCAGGCCGAGGACGTCGGGTTGCAGCGGTATTTCAGCGGTGGCCTGCCGGATCTCACCGAGCTGCGCGACCTGGCCGCCTTGCTGCGCAGTGGCCCGAGCACCCGCAAGGAACTGCGCGAGACCACCGGCCTTGGCCCCCGCAAGCTCGGCCAGTACCTGGCGCTGCTGGAACAGGTGGGGGCCGCCCAACCCCGGGCGGGGCAGCGGATCGGGGCACCCCGCTACTCCCCCACCCCCGTCCAGGCCGCCGAGGCCGCCCTGGCCGAGGCCGAACGGCAACAGAACCTGACCCGCTCGCGTACCGACATGATGCGTGCCTTCGCCGAGACCAGCGCCTGCCGGGGCCAGACCCTGCTGGCGTACTTCGGGGAACAGATGAGCGAGATCTGCGGGCACTGCGACAACTGTCACGCCGGCACCAGTGTCGCCGACGACGGCGCGGTGGGTCCCTTCCCGGTGCACAGCCAGGTCCGGCATCCGGAGTGGGGGCCCGGCCTGGTGCTCAGCTACGAGGAGGGCCGGATGACGGTGCTGTTCGACGAGGTCGGGTACAAGACCCTGTCGGTCAGCGTGGTGTCCGAACAAGGGCTGCTGTCGCTGGATTAACCTGGGCCAGCCGTCGGCCGCACCGACCCGGGTCCGGCCGAGGGAAAGACCGACGACGAGCGGGAGAGGCACATGATCGAACAGCCGGCGTACACCGGTTTCGGTTTCACCGACGAGGAATGGGGGCTGCTCGTCGGTCTGCCGCAGTCGGTGCTCACCGCGGCCAGCGCGGCCGAGTCCGACGGCACCAAGGCGACGATGGCGGAGAGCGCCGCCGGGCTGGAGAGCATCTCCGCCGGCCGGGAGTCCGCCAGTCCCCTGGTGGCCGCGGTCGCCGGTGAACTGGTTACCCGGGTGGGCGACCCGGAGGCCGGCGAGGAACTGCCCGCCATCGCCCCCGCCGACCCGCGCGGCTACGCCGAGGACGTGCTGGCCCGGGCCAAGGCGGCCATGGAACTGTTGGCGGCCAAGGTCGACGAGGGGGAGGCCGGGGCGTACCGGCACTGGCTGGTGGAGATCGCCGACCAGGTGGTCGGCGCGGCCAGCAGCGGCGGGGTCCTGGGCCTGGGTGGCAGCGTGGTCAGCGCCTCGGAGCGCCGCTTCCGCGACCGCCTGCAGCAGGTCCTCAACGACTGACCCCCACCCCCACCCAAAACACCCCGTGGATCATGACGTTAGCGGCAGTTGTCGATCTTCGAACTACCGCTAACGTCATGATCGACACGTGAGGGGCGGGGGTCAGGTGACTCGGTGGCGGAAGAGCACTGCGGAGAGCAGCATGCCTAGGGTCAGGATGGCTAGGGACCAGGCCAACGCTCGGGCGGGTGCCGACCCGACCGGGGTGTCCAGCAGCAGGCCGCGCAGGGACTCGATGACCGGGGTGACCGGCTGGTGCTCCGCGAAGCCGCGCAGCCAACCGGGCATGGTCTCCACCGGTACGAAGGCACTGCTCGGATAGGGCAGGAACATCACCAGGAAGGTGTAGCCGTTGGCCGCCTCCGGGGTACGGGCCAGCAGCCCGAAGGCCGCGGACACCCAGGAGACCGCCAGCAGGAACAGCACCAGCAGCCCGGCGGCGGCCAGCCAGCGCACCGGCGTCACGGCCGGCCGGAACCCGATGGCCACGGCCACCGTCAGCACCAGGCTGGTGGCCACCAGGTTGCGGGCCACGCTGGCCACCACGTGCCCGCCGAGGATCGAGGTGGCTCCCACGTCCATCGTGCGCAGCCGCTCGATCATCCCCTCGGTCAGGTCGGTGGTCACGCTCACCGCGGTACCCGCCGCCCCGAACCCGGCGCAGAGCAGCAGCACCCCGGGTACCACGTAGGTCACGTAGGCCGAGCCGGTGTCGATCGCCCCGCCGAAGAGGTAGACGAAGAGCAACATCAGCAGCACCGGCAACACCAGCGAGGTGAGCAGGGCGTCGATGTTGCGCCGGGAGAG from Micromonospora sp. NBC_01739 includes:
- a CDS encoding RecQ family ATP-dependent DNA helicase, whose translation is MKLTTHSMSLRRAARSLFGWSTLRPNQLAAMRAVMKRRDALVVLPTGAGKSAIYQIPASLIPGPTVVISPLLALQQDQIAALNERQRPELRAVRISSDESPSQQAEAIAEIRDGRAEFLFITPEQLANPERLAEVRELKPALVAIDEAHCISAWGHDFRPDYLALGQLIEGLGRPPVVALTATASPPVREDIVARLRLRDPEIVVSGLDRPNLFLEVAHCPTEDYRWRRLIALLEQDERPGIIYVPTRRAAEELAERLTSTGFPAQYYHGGMAGGARARLHEAFLADQVPIMVATSAFGMGIDKPNIAWVVHMALPDSPDSYFQEIGRAGRDGQPARVLLLWQAEDVGLQRYFSGGLPDLTELRDLAALLRSGPSTRKELRETTGLGPRKLGQYLALLEQVGAAQPRAGQRIGAPRYSPTPVQAAEAALAEAERQQNLTRSRTDMMRAFAETSACRGQTLLAYFGEQMSEICGHCDNCHAGTSVADDGAVGPFPVHSQVRHPEWGPGLVLSYEEGRMTVLFDEVGYKTLSVSVVSEQGLLSLD
- a CDS encoding ABC transporter permease, which encodes MSELALRGAQTGVMIGRCVRLSRRNIDALLTSLVLPVLLMLLFVYLFGGAIDTGSAYVTYVVPGVLLLCAGFGAAGTAVSVTTDLTEGMIERLRTMDVGATSILGGHVVASVARNLVATSLVLTVAVAIGFRPAVTPVRWLAAAGLLVLFLLAVSWVSAAFGLLARTPEAANGYTFLVMFLPYPSSAFVPVETMPGWLRGFAEHQPVTPVIESLRGLLLDTPVGSAPARALAWSLAILTLGMLLSAVLFRHRVT